Proteins encoded together in one Halalkaliarchaeum sp. AArc-CO window:
- the priS gene encoding DNA primase small subunit PriS has translation MEERTREYLRGRFRDYYRSADVSPPPDANEREWGYIPWTAGGGTTMVRHQSWLDLTQGAAFTDALARTAPRHAYFSAARYDDPGASTMGKKAWRNADLVFDLDADHLPGVDAEETSYAEMLEACKGALERLLSFLEDEFAFEDVTVVFSGGRGYHVHVRDESVRGLESDARREIVDFVRGIDLEADDLIRRVSVEGTNQRVLATGGGWGRRVHRALVEFADELTAAEQAEALERLQQLDGIGEGRAKTVLGAFQRNPDAVQEGNLEAGGPGIRRLVEALVARERAAQGAPIDEPVTTDTRRLIRLPGSLHGGTGFRVTPIPREALASFDPLVDAVADRFRGREISIRLEAESVVELGGETYNIPAGESYVPEAVGVFLMAGGDAEKATEQ, from the coding sequence ATGGAGGAGCGCACCCGGGAGTATCTGCGGGGCCGGTTTCGCGACTACTACCGCAGCGCCGACGTGTCCCCGCCGCCGGACGCGAACGAACGGGAGTGGGGGTACATCCCGTGGACTGCGGGCGGCGGCACGACGATGGTCCGCCACCAGTCGTGGCTCGATCTGACCCAGGGGGCCGCGTTTACCGACGCGCTCGCGCGGACGGCACCCCGTCACGCCTACTTCTCTGCGGCGCGGTACGACGATCCTGGTGCGTCGACGATGGGGAAGAAAGCGTGGCGGAACGCCGATCTCGTGTTCGATCTCGACGCCGATCACCTCCCGGGGGTCGATGCCGAGGAGACGTCGTACGCGGAAATGCTCGAGGCGTGCAAGGGCGCACTCGAACGGCTGCTGTCGTTTCTCGAAGACGAATTCGCCTTCGAGGACGTGACGGTCGTCTTCTCGGGCGGCCGTGGCTATCACGTCCACGTCCGGGACGAAAGCGTTCGGGGGCTCGAAAGCGACGCCCGACGGGAGATCGTCGACTTCGTCCGCGGGATCGACCTGGAAGCCGACGACCTGATCCGTCGCGTCTCCGTCGAGGGGACGAACCAGCGCGTGCTCGCGACCGGCGGCGGCTGGGGGCGTCGGGTCCACCGGGCACTCGTCGAGTTCGCAGACGAGCTCACGGCAGCCGAACAAGCGGAGGCACTAGAACGGCTCCAACAGCTGGATGGGATCGGCGAAGGGCGCGCGAAAACCGTCCTCGGCGCGTTCCAGCGCAATCCTGACGCAGTCCAGGAGGGGAACCTGGAGGCGGGCGGTCCCGGGATCCGGCGACTGGTCGAGGCGCTCGTCGCCCGCGAGCGGGCAGCACAGGGAGCCCCGATAGACGAGCCGGTGACGACGGACACTCGACGGTTGATCCGGCTGCCGGGAAGCCTCCACGGGGGTACGGGATTCCGCGTGACACCGATCCCGCGGGAGGCACTCGCGTCGTTCGATCCGCTCGTCGACGCGGTCGCCGACAGGTTCAGGGGACGGGAGATATCGATCCGTCTCGAGGCGGAGTCGGTCGTCGAACTCGGCGGCGAAACGTATAACATCCCCGCAGGCGAGAGTTACGTTCCGGAAGCAGTTGGCGTCTTCCTGATGGCTGGGGGAGATGCCGAAAAGGCGACAGAGCAGTAG
- the rbcL gene encoding type III ribulose-bisphosphate carboxylase, which produces MVGITYEDFLDTSYEPAEDELVCRFRIRPAADMTVEDAASRVASESSNGTWAELQVDGEVRDLSATAFAIDDDTAPGADATEISVAYPDALFEPGNMAQVLSCIAGNIMGMKAVDRIRLVDCTWPDPLATSFPGPLYGSSVREEFFDAGDRPILATVPKPKVGLTTEQHVQVGYDAWTGGLDLLKDDENLTDQSFNPFQERLTESFAARDRAQEETGEPKSYLINVTADANTMLDRVDDVAAAGGEYVMVDVITTGWAAVQAVRERCERHGMAIHAHRAMHAAFDRLPEHGVSMRVLAQIARLCGVDQIHTGTADLGKLENEDTYGINDWLAGDLHGLEDVLPTASGGLHPGLVPELLDRLGTNLCIQVGGGVHGHPDGTHAGAKAFRAAVGATVDGVSLEERARDHPELETAIEMWGTETPR; this is translated from the coding sequence ATGGTCGGAATTACCTACGAGGATTTCCTCGACACGTCGTACGAACCGGCCGAAGACGAACTCGTCTGTCGGTTCCGGATCCGGCCGGCAGCCGATATGACTGTCGAAGACGCCGCCTCTCGGGTGGCAAGCGAATCCTCGAACGGGACGTGGGCGGAGCTACAGGTCGACGGGGAGGTCCGTGACCTGTCGGCGACTGCCTTCGCGATCGACGACGATACTGCCCCCGGGGCTGACGCCACGGAGATCTCCGTCGCGTACCCGGACGCGCTGTTCGAACCCGGCAACATGGCCCAGGTGCTGTCCTGCATCGCGGGCAACATCATGGGAATGAAGGCGGTCGACCGCATTCGCCTCGTCGACTGCACGTGGCCGGACCCGCTTGCGACGTCGTTTCCCGGTCCGCTGTACGGTTCGTCGGTCCGCGAGGAGTTCTTCGATGCCGGGGACAGACCCATTCTGGCGACCGTTCCCAAACCCAAGGTCGGCCTCACGACCGAACAACACGTCCAGGTCGGCTACGACGCCTGGACCGGCGGGCTCGATCTGCTCAAGGACGACGAGAACCTCACCGACCAGTCGTTCAACCCGTTCCAGGAACGGCTCACGGAGTCGTTTGCGGCCCGCGATCGGGCCCAGGAGGAGACCGGCGAGCCGAAGTCGTACCTCATAAACGTCACCGCGGACGCGAACACGATGCTCGACCGCGTCGACGACGTCGCCGCCGCGGGTGGGGAGTACGTGATGGTCGACGTGATCACCACCGGATGGGCGGCCGTCCAGGCCGTCCGAGAGCGGTGTGAACGACACGGGATGGCGATTCACGCCCACCGCGCGATGCACGCGGCGTTCGATCGACTCCCCGAACACGGCGTCTCGATGCGTGTCCTCGCACAGATCGCCAGGCTGTGTGGCGTCGATCAGATCCACACCGGGACTGCCGATCTCGGTAAACTCGAAAACGAGGACACCTACGGGATCAACGACTGGCTCGCGGGCGATCTCCACGGCCTCGAGGACGTGTTGCCGACAGCGTCTGGCGGCCTCCACCCCGGACTGGTGCCCGAACTCCTCGATCGCCTCGGTACGAACCTCTGTATCCAGGTCGGCGGCGGCGTGCACGGCCACCCCGACGGCACTCACGCGGGGGCGAAGGCGTTCCGCGCGGCCGTCGGTGCTACCGTCGACGGCGTGTCACTCGAGGAGCGCGCACGCGATCATCCCGAACTCGAGACCGCAATCGAGATGTGGGGAACCGAGACGCCGCGATAA
- a CDS encoding HD domain-containing protein encodes MATIKDSVHDHIEVTGPPEALLDTPAVQRLRRIRQLGTAQFVYPSANHTRFEHSLGVYHLASRAAERLDLPERDVAHVEAAALLHDVGHGPFSHNIEALTHRRTGKYHDEVEELIASGRVGETLREHDLDPERVAQLIRGEGTYGQLVSGELDVDRMDYLVRDAHHTGVPYGTIDHERLTRELTFVDGELVLDEGNVQTAESLLLARALMNPTVYKHHVARISKAMLRRASERLLDSESGAAVDVDAERLRRMDDHDLIVALRSTPETERFSRRFDARRLLKRSVWAEWSDVPEWILDADHREIRRIERQIAEEADVDSTDVIVDVPSEPSITESSSRVLVNGEMRRLDGQSPLVSALRTAQKGQWRLGVYTREELTDRVGRIAAEKLDIDAEGGLVTDVRTKVYHTLDEFER; translated from the coding sequence ATGGCGACAATCAAGGACAGCGTCCACGATCACATCGAGGTGACTGGCCCTCCCGAGGCGCTGCTGGACACGCCCGCGGTCCAACGTCTCCGGCGGATCCGGCAGCTCGGGACCGCCCAGTTCGTCTACCCCTCCGCGAACCACACGCGGTTCGAACATTCCCTCGGCGTCTATCACCTCGCCTCCCGGGCGGCAGAGCGGCTCGACCTTCCCGAACGCGACGTCGCCCACGTCGAGGCCGCTGCACTGCTTCACGACGTCGGCCACGGCCCGTTCAGTCACAACATCGAGGCGCTCACTCACCGACGCACGGGGAAGTACCACGACGAGGTGGAGGAACTGATCGCCTCGGGGCGGGTCGGTGAAACCCTCCGGGAACACGACCTCGATCCGGAACGGGTCGCCCAGCTGATCCGCGGGGAGGGGACGTACGGGCAGCTCGTCTCCGGGGAACTGGACGTCGATCGCATGGACTATCTCGTCAGGGACGCCCACCACACCGGCGTGCCGTACGGGACGATCGACCACGAGCGGTTGACGCGGGAGCTCACGTTCGTCGACGGCGAACTGGTCCTCGACGAGGGGAACGTTCAGACTGCGGAGTCACTCCTGCTGGCACGGGCGCTGATGAACCCGACCGTGTACAAACACCACGTCGCGCGCATCTCCAAAGCGATGCTCCGTCGGGCGTCCGAACGCCTGCTGGACTCCGAAAGCGGTGCCGCCGTCGACGTCGACGCCGAACGGCTGCGGCGCATGGACGATCACGATCTGATCGTGGCGCTGCGTTCGACGCCGGAGACGGAGCGGTTCAGTCGCCGGTTCGACGCGCGCCGACTCCTCAAGCGGTCCGTGTGGGCCGAATGGTCGGACGTCCCCGAGTGGATTCTCGACGCCGATCACCGCGAGATCCGGCGGATCGAACGACAGATCGCCGAGGAGGCCGACGTCGACTCGACGGACGTGATCGTGGACGTTCCGTCGGAGCCGTCGATTACCGAGTCCTCTTCTCGAGTTCTCGTCAACGGCGAGATGCGGCGACTCGACGGGCAGTCGCCGCTGGTGTCGGCGCTCCGGACCGCACAGAAAGGGCAGTGGCGTCTCGGCGTCTACACCCGGGAGGAACTGACTGATCGCGTGGGTCGAATCGCCGCCGAGAAGCTCGACATCGACGCCGAGGGTGGGCTCGTCACCGACGTTCGGACGAAGGTGTATCACACCCTCGACGAGTTCGAACGATAA
- a CDS encoding amidohydrolase family protein: MTTAHADGPDDLERRSEFEGATTIEGTILAGREFHPVEGRVVFEDGRITAVEEASVDSDAIVLPAFVNAHTHIGDSIAKEAGEGLSLEELVAPPDGLKHQLLEAADRESMVEAMRRSLRYMASTGTGAFLEFREGGLEGVELIRDALEESPIEPVILGRETVAAMRESDGFGASGARDGEFSSVREATREAGKLFGIHAGERDSDDINPALDLDPSFLVHMTHVRELHLDRLEDRAIPVVVCPRSNLVTNVGVPPIRELVERTTVALGTDNVMLNSPSMFREMEFASKLSDVPAATVLRMATINGAETAGLNCGLIEAGRDARLLVLDGGSNNLEGVTDVRRAVVRRAGHGDVSRVIL, from the coding sequence ATGACGACAGCACACGCCGACGGGCCGGATGACCTCGAGCGCCGTTCGGAGTTCGAGGGGGCCACCACTATCGAGGGAACGATCCTCGCGGGTCGAGAGTTCCACCCGGTCGAGGGACGGGTCGTGTTCGAGGACGGACGAATAACTGCAGTCGAGGAGGCGTCCGTCGACAGCGACGCGATCGTACTCCCGGCGTTCGTCAACGCCCACACCCACATCGGCGACTCGATCGCGAAGGAGGCCGGCGAGGGGCTCTCGCTCGAGGAACTGGTTGCGCCGCCGGACGGGCTGAAACACCAGTTGCTCGAAGCAGCCGACCGCGAGTCGATGGTCGAAGCGATGCGGCGGTCGCTCCGTTACATGGCGTCGACGGGGACTGGGGCGTTCCTCGAGTTCCGCGAGGGGGGACTCGAGGGCGTCGAACTCATCCGTGACGCGCTCGAGGAATCGCCGATCGAACCGGTGATTCTCGGCCGGGAAACCGTCGCGGCGATGCGGGAAAGCGACGGGTTCGGCGCGTCCGGTGCTCGGGATGGGGAGTTCTCCAGCGTCCGCGAGGCGACTCGGGAGGCGGGAAAACTGTTCGGTATTCACGCCGGTGAGCGCGACTCCGACGACATCAACCCGGCGCTGGATCTCGACCCATCGTTCCTCGTTCACATGACGCACGTCCGGGAGCTCCACCTCGACCGCCTCGAAGACAGGGCGATACCGGTCGTAGTCTGTCCGCGGTCGAACCTGGTGACGAACGTCGGCGTGCCGCCGATCCGCGAACTCGTCGAGCGAACCACGGTGGCGCTTGGAACGGACAACGTGATGCTCAACTCCCCGTCGATGTTCCGGGAGATGGAGTTCGCGTCGAAGCTTTCGGACGTTCCTGCGGCGACGGTACTCCGGATGGCGACGATCAACGGCGCGGAGACGGCTGGGCTGAACTGCGGACTGATCGAAGCGGGTCGCGACGCCCGGCTGCTCGTCCTCGACGGTGGAAGCAACAACCTCGAGGGTGTTACTGACGTCCGGCGCGCCGTCGTCCGGCGCGCGGGACACGGCGACGTCTCGCGTGTGATTCTGTAG
- a CDS encoding glycoside hydrolase family 68 protein, protein MTNQFSHGGGRPSAWCRSQAAGLERVDRTLAPIIYPAPSDPFDGWHIWDTWPVRNRDGTIADIDGYRVIVSLTTADTLLPGKRHDVAELHYFYSSDGRRWTHGGPVFDGGAFGSRQWAGSTLYDDGDLYVFYTATGSRGESELTYTQRIAGAVGGRVTVVPDGDEVTIDGDWRHEVLLEPDGTFYEREDQSRGMIYTFRDPWFFENPETGETTLLFEANTPVPPESGRCGGDPVQQEFNGSVGMAISESGDPMDWELREPLVDAVCVNQELERPHVAYRNGSYYLFVSSHKHTFAPGIEGFDGLYGFVGDDLRGPYCPLNGHGLVATNPANAPFQAYSWIAYLHREELLVASFFNYYDYVGESLDGIAELPESEQLRRFGGTLAPTLRIQLDGDRTRILGTLDHGHLPLPSESLPELRSFEGRTSRFVDAY, encoded by the coding sequence ATGACCAACCAGTTCTCACATGGCGGGGGACGACCATCGGCGTGGTGCCGGTCACAGGCCGCCGGCCTCGAACGTGTAGACCGAACGCTCGCGCCGATCATCTATCCTGCGCCGTCGGATCCGTTCGACGGCTGGCACATCTGGGACACGTGGCCGGTACGGAACCGGGACGGAACGATCGCCGATATCGACGGGTATCGTGTGATCGTCTCGCTGACGACGGCGGACACGCTGTTGCCCGGGAAGCGGCACGACGTTGCCGAACTGCACTACTTTTACTCCTCGGATGGACGACGCTGGACGCACGGCGGTCCGGTGTTCGATGGGGGAGCGTTCGGCTCCCGCCAGTGGGCAGGTTCGACACTGTACGACGACGGCGACCTCTACGTGTTTTATACGGCAACCGGCTCTCGTGGAGAGTCCGAACTCACCTACACCCAGCGTATCGCGGGAGCAGTGGGGGGTCGCGTGACTGTTGTCCCCGACGGGGATGAAGTCACGATCGACGGCGACTGGCGACACGAGGTGTTGCTCGAACCCGACGGGACGTTTTACGAACGGGAAGATCAGTCGCGGGGGATGATCTACACCTTCAGGGATCCCTGGTTCTTCGAGAATCCAGAAACCGGGGAGACGACACTGCTGTTCGAGGCCAACACGCCCGTTCCGCCGGAAAGTGGGCGCTGTGGCGGCGATCCCGTCCAGCAGGAGTTCAACGGGAGCGTGGGGATGGCGATCTCGGAGTCCGGTGACCCGATGGACTGGGAGTTACGTGAACCGCTCGTGGACGCCGTCTGTGTGAACCAGGAACTCGAACGCCCCCACGTTGCGTACCGAAACGGGAGCTACTACCTGTTCGTCTCGAGTCACAAACACACGTTCGCCCCCGGAATCGAGGGATTTGACGGGCTGTACGGCTTCGTCGGCGACGATCTCCGTGGCCCGTACTGCCCCCTCAACGGTCACGGTCTGGTCGCGACGAACCCGGCGAACGCGCCGTTTCAGGCGTACTCCTGGATCGCGTATCTCCACCGCGAGGAACTGCTGGTCGCCAGCTTCTTCAACTACTACGACTACGTCGGCGAATCGCTGGACGGGATCGCTGAGCTTCCCGAGTCCGAACAGCTGCGTCGGTTCGGAGGCACGCTCGCGCCGACGCTTCGGATCCAGCTCGACGGCGACCGAACCCGGATCCTCGGAACGCTCGATCACGGCCATCTCCCGCTACCCTCGGAATCGCTTCCTGAACTGCGATCGTTCGAGGGGAGAACCTCGCGGTTCGTTGACGCCTACTGA
- a CDS encoding GH32 C-terminal domain-containing protein, whose amino-acid sequence MDTSDAAVGFLAVGELDTEERAALTWCRTEFDTERIELDAVSDGDRLAGLDVIWWHANEPIATPREIADCAPAFQSFLEDGGGLLLTSRAVAQVSALGIDPVPPDATGTEPVEEPTGVLWKSVYADHPILAGLTGLRHHTQPAGDPAPYARYENVLPERADVLAGTVRGETDVPSELGGLQWRVGEGTVVGIGQGMAFSGADAEDTEASRERIVKNGLQFLAGDATFDLTAGRPVDAAGLLDHRRELDDDPHRPHYHVCPPANWLNDPNGCIRWNDRYHVFYQYNPGGPHHDTIHWGHAVSDDLLHWEDRSVALSPTPSGPDRDGCWSGCAVDDDGTARIVYTGGRDRWQLPCLATAADGELSTWVPDDDNPVIEQPPSELDLLSTEHWHAEFRDHAIWQADGYWYQLIGAGLEDVGGTVILYKSSDLRNWEYLGPVLVGDWETPGTVWECPELLELDDSHLLHVSNYETVLYFLGEFDADAGQFRESRRGTLDPGDFYAPQSLHDGDRTVTFGWIPEARGISRQWDAGWAGTLSVPRELSVERNRLHQRPIREFSELRERRLCRGRVDLDDETRRLDAAGRSIEIEATLEVGDASEVGFLVCATPDGAEQTRIRYDSESVTIDRKHSSLDPGANRAPQSVAVDDLESPLDVRVFVDGSVVELFAGERRALTSRIYPTRHDSTGVAAYAVDGDGSVDATIWAMGSAWPDVANFSRGTEPKKASVPSPDGK is encoded by the coding sequence ATGGACACCTCCGATGCGGCCGTCGGTTTCCTTGCTGTCGGCGAACTCGACACGGAGGAACGGGCGGCTCTCACGTGGTGTCGAACCGAATTCGACACGGAACGGATAGAACTCGACGCCGTTTCCGATGGTGACAGACTCGCGGGACTCGACGTGATCTGGTGGCACGCCAACGAACCGATCGCGACCCCCCGAGAGATTGCAGACTGTGCCCCGGCGTTCCAGTCGTTTCTGGAAGACGGCGGCGGCCTCCTTTTGACCTCCCGTGCGGTCGCACAGGTTTCAGCGCTCGGAATCGACCCCGTCCCGCCGGACGCGACGGGCACGGAACCAGTAGAGGAACCGACGGGAGTCCTCTGGAAGTCAGTGTATGCGGACCATCCGATCCTCGCGGGATTGACCGGGCTTCGACATCACACCCAGCCGGCCGGCGATCCCGCACCGTACGCGCGATACGAGAACGTCCTCCCCGAACGGGCGGACGTGCTGGCCGGCACCGTCCGCGGCGAGACGGACGTGCCGAGTGAGCTTGGGGGCCTGCAGTGGCGCGTCGGCGAGGGGACAGTCGTCGGAATCGGGCAGGGAATGGCGTTTTCGGGCGCGGACGCGGAGGACACGGAGGCGAGCCGCGAACGGATCGTGAAGAACGGACTTCAGTTCCTGGCCGGGGACGCGACGTTCGACCTGACCGCCGGTCGGCCCGTCGACGCGGCCGGTCTCCTCGACCATCGGCGCGAACTGGACGACGATCCACACCGGCCACACTACCACGTCTGCCCGCCCGCAAACTGGCTCAACGATCCGAACGGCTGTATTCGGTGGAACGATCGATACCACGTCTTCTATCAGTACAATCCCGGTGGTCCCCACCACGATACGATTCACTGGGGACACGCGGTGAGCGACGACCTCCTCCACTGGGAGGACAGATCTGTGGCGCTGTCCCCCACCCCGTCGGGACCCGACCGGGACGGCTGCTGGTCGGGATGTGCGGTCGACGACGACGGAACCGCCCGGATCGTATACACGGGCGGGCGCGACCGGTGGCAGCTCCCGTGTCTGGCGACTGCAGCCGACGGCGAGCTCTCCACGTGGGTTCCTGACGACGACAACCCAGTTATCGAACAGCCACCGTCGGAACTGGATCTGCTCTCGACAGAACACTGGCACGCCGAGTTCCGCGATCACGCGATCTGGCAGGCCGACGGGTACTGGTATCAGCTGATCGGCGCAGGCCTGGAGGACGTCGGCGGAACCGTCATCCTGTATAAATCGTCGGACCTGCGGAACTGGGAGTACCTGGGGCCCGTGCTGGTGGGGGACTGGGAGACGCCCGGAACGGTGTGGGAGTGTCCAGAACTGCTCGAGTTGGACGACAGTCACCTCCTCCACGTCTCCAACTACGAGACGGTACTGTACTTCCTCGGAGAGTTCGACGCCGACGCCGGTCAGTTCCGCGAAAGCCGGCGCGGGACGCTCGATCCAGGCGACTTCTACGCGCCCCAATCGCTGCACGATGGCGATCGGACGGTTACGTTCGGCTGGATCCCGGAAGCCAGAGGCATCAGCCGTCAGTGGGATGCCGGCTGGGCGGGAACGCTGTCGGTTCCACGGGAACTGTCCGTAGAGAGGAATCGCCTCCACCAGCGTCCGATTCGTGAGTTTTCCGAACTTCGGGAGCGCCGGCTGTGCCGGGGTCGCGTCGACCTGGACGACGAGACGCGCCGGTTGGACGCGGCAGGCCGGTCGATCGAGATCGAGGCGACCCTCGAGGTCGGCGATGCATCCGAGGTCGGATTCCTCGTCTGTGCGACCCCCGACGGTGCCGAGCAGACGAGAATTCGGTACGACAGCGAGTCGGTAACGATCGACCGGAAACATTCGAGTCTCGATCCAGGGGCGAACAGAGCGCCGCAGTCGGTCGCCGTCGACGACCTCGAGTCACCGCTGGACGTTCGCGTGTTCGTCGACGGCTCGGTCGTCGAGTTGTTCGCCGGCGAACGCCGGGCGCTCACGAGTCGGATCTATCCGACGCGCCACGACAGCACCGGCGTCGCCGCCTACGCGGTCGACGGTGACGGTAGCGTCGACGCGACGATCTGGGCAATGGGCAGCGCGTGGCCGGACGTCGCGAACTTCTCTCGGGGGACGGAACCGAAAAAAGCCAGTGTACCGTCACCTGACGGCAAATGA
- a CDS encoding SRPBCC domain-containing protein, which produces MNFTRNGSGTPDTAEEQQPEHGTATDDDGGDEGQSDGGLSFDGTVRFDASKDDLWTFVSEPENLVHCVPGADDVEQLSQRRYTFEITRGVSRLTLSVSGEAELVEMHEPDWIVADGNAYDSTTGSQFDVIAAMEMSETDDGVVDMAYTVDIDLTGGVAGVAGLTDGLVRSIVKSDMETYFENIRSEVEPKET; this is translated from the coding sequence ATGAATTTCACCAGGAACGGATCCGGGACACCAGACACGGCCGAGGAACAGCAACCCGAACACGGGACGGCAACTGACGACGACGGCGGGGACGAGGGCCAGTCCGACGGTGGACTGTCGTTCGACGGAACAGTCCGGTTCGACGCGTCGAAAGACGATCTGTGGACGTTCGTCTCCGAACCGGAAAACCTCGTCCACTGTGTTCCAGGGGCAGACGACGTCGAACAACTCTCCCAGCGCCGTTACACCTTCGAGATCACCCGGGGGGTAAGTCGGTTGACGCTTTCGGTATCTGGCGAGGCAGAGCTGGTCGAGATGCACGAGCCCGACTGGATCGTCGCCGACGGCAACGCCTACGATTCGACGACCGGAAGCCAGTTCGACGTGATCGCCGCCATGGAGATGAGCGAAACGGACGACGGGGTCGTCGACATGGCGTACACGGTCGACATCGACCTCACGGGTGGCGTGGCCGGCGTCGCCGGCCTCACCGACGGGCTGGTCAGGTCGATCGTGAAATCCGACATGGAAACGTACTTCGAAAACATCAGGTCCGAAGTCGAACCGAAAGAAACCTGA
- a CDS encoding type IV pilin, whose translation MASRSQLGGANDAAAPVVGIVLLVALVVALATLVGFSVLGLGGIVDSSPSTTWSGAVVEPSPESGDVFLEFTHRGGDTVAADNLDAVILSGDGNASLGAVTSESDRLSAGDTVGIEIEGEPESELSRDTEIALVWEIEDRSAILAEMTLEEAVVIEE comes from the coding sequence ATGGCTTCACGTTCGCAGCTCGGAGGAGCAAACGACGCTGCCGCGCCAGTCGTGGGTATCGTTCTGCTCGTCGCGCTCGTGGTCGCACTCGCGACGCTCGTGGGTTTCTCTGTGCTGGGATTGGGGGGCATCGTCGACAGTAGCCCCAGTACAACCTGGAGCGGGGCGGTCGTCGAACCGTCCCCCGAATCTGGCGACGTGTTCCTGGAGTTTACACATCGGGGTGGCGACACAGTGGCGGCCGACAATCTTGACGCAGTGATCCTTTCGGGAGACGGCAACGCCTCGCTGGGTGCCGTCACATCCGAATCGGACCGGTTGTCTGCGGGGGACACGGTGGGGATCGAGATCGAGGGGGAACCGGAAAGCGAGTTGTCTCGGGACACCGAGATCGCCCTCGTGTGGGAAATCGAGGATCGATCGGCTATTCTGGCGGAGATGACGCTCGAAGAAGCTGTCGTGATCGAAGAGTAG
- a CDS encoding 6-carboxytetrahydropterin synthase yields the protein MYSVTVTESFIAQHYLTVPDPGPEGKLHSHQFEMEATFEGDQLGEYGYLVDIDDVKAGIDAVRERYADETLNDKPAFEGRNPSVEHFSRIACETLLDHVDPAAADRVRVVMWEDEEAAAGYETAL from the coding sequence ATGTATTCAGTTACGGTGACAGAGTCGTTCATCGCCCAGCACTATCTGACGGTGCCGGATCCGGGTCCCGAAGGGAAACTGCACTCCCATCAGTTCGAGATGGAGGCGACGTTCGAGGGCGACCAGCTCGGCGAATACGGCTATCTGGTCGACATCGACGACGTAAAAGCCGGGATCGACGCCGTCCGGGAACGATACGCGGACGAGACGCTCAACGATAAACCCGCCTTCGAGGGGCGCAATCCAAGCGTCGAGCACTTTTCACGAATTGCCTGTGAAACCCTCCTGGACCACGTCGACCCGGCCGCAGCCGACAGGGTTCGGGTCGTGATGTGGGAAGACGAAGAAGCCGCAGCCGGCTACGAAACGGCGCTTTGA